A single Vigna radiata var. radiata cultivar VC1973A chromosome 8, Vradiata_ver6, whole genome shotgun sequence DNA region contains:
- the LOC106771023 gene encoding mitochondrial Rho GTPase 2 isoform X1 produces the protein MNSSDSIDCPKTHRVSIPTPLQIFSSVPCFPAMVGPFSAGGDRRVVRVAIVGDGGTGKSTLVAAMASESFPESVPPVLPPTRLPHNLYPDSVPLTLIDTPSSFEKQGARSEELKRADTVVLTYACDEPLSFERLSTYWLPELRKLEVKAPVIVVGCKLDLRNENQLVSLESLTTNIMQQFTEIVTCVECSAVTLFQVPEVFYFALKAVLHPVDPLFDYKRHGLTDPCVRALRRIFILCDQDMDGALNDEELNEFQVKCFNAALQPSEIVKVKSIVQQKVPAGVNSVGLTFPGFIYVNNMFLQKGRTETLWAVLRKFGYDNDLKLRDDFLPVPSMHASDQSVELTCEAVEFLNDIFQLLDTDKDLTLRPAEVDNLFDTAPESPWNNAPYKDAAEKTDMGYISLNGFLSQWALMTLLDPKLSLANLIYIGYKGNPAAALHITRKRSLNRKKQTTKRNVFQCYVFGSKQAGKSALLYSLLGRPFSNNYVPTTVEQYAANVIELKGVTRKILILREIPEDRLPELLSNQDFLAACDVAVFVYDSSDEYSWKKSRDLLEKVVKHGELTGYRTPCLVIAAKDDLSPLPRAVLDSFKVTQELGIKAPVHVSMKLGDSSNVYNKIINAAENPHLSIPETEISRRKKQNHQFHRSLIFALVGAAMAVAGLTACRVRAAKKNATTA, from the exons ATGAATTCAAGTGACTCCATCGATTGTCCAAAAACACACCGCGTTTCCATACCAACACCTCTCCAAATTTTCTCGTCTGTTCCTTGTTTTCCTGCAATGGTAGGCCCCTTCAGCGCCGGCGGCGATCGCAGGGTGGTTAGAGTCGCCATCGTAGGCGACGGTGGTACCGGAAAATCCACACTCGTTGCCGCAATGGCGTCGGAATCTTTCCCCGAGTCCGTTCCGCCCGTGCTCCCTCCCACTCGCCTGCCTCATAATCTCTATCCCGATTCCGTTCCTCTCACCCTCATTGACACACCTTCCAG CTTCGAAAAGCAAGGCGCGCGCAGTGAAGAATTGAAGCGAGCTGACACGGTGGTCTTAACCTATGCTTGCGACGAACCATTGAGCTTTGAGCGTTTGAGTACTTACTGGCTCCCTGAACTGCGGAAGTTGGAG GTGAAGGCACCTGTGATTGTAGTTGGCTGTAAGCTTGACCTTCGGAATGAAAATCAGCTAGTGAGCTTAGAGAGTCTCACAACAAATATCATGCAACAGTTCACAGAAATTGTCACTTGTGTTGAATGCTCTGCTGTTACACTTTTCCAG gTCCCagaagttttttattttgccCTAAAAGCAGTACTGCATCCAGTAGATCCATTGTTTGATTATAAAAGACATGGTTTGACAGATCCATGTGTGAGGGCTTTAAGAAGAATATTTATTCTATGCGATCAAGACATGGATGGTGCTCTCAATGATGAAGAGCTAAATGAGTTTCAG GTTAAATGCTTCAATGCAGCATTGCAGCCATCTGAAATAGTAAAAGTCAAATCGATTGTGCAGCAGAAAGTACCTGCTGGAGTCAACTCTGTTGGTCTTACCTTTCCAGGCTTTATTTATGTCAATAACATGTTTCTACAGAAAGGGCGAACAGAGACATTGTGGGCCGTTCTAAGAAAGTTTGGATATGATAATGATTTAAAACTCCGGGATGATTTCCTTCCAGTTCCATCGATGCATGCTTCTGATCAG AGTGTGGAGCTGACATGTGAAGCCGTAGAGTTTCTGAATGATATCTTTCAATTGTTAGATACAGATAAA GATCTAACTCTACGACCTGCCGAAGTTGATAACCTATTTGATACTGCTCCAGAAAG TCCATGGAACAATGCCCCATATAAGGATGCAGCAGAGAAAACTGATATGGGCTATATCTCTCTAAATGGATTTCTGTCTCAG TGGGCCCTCATGACATTACTTGATCCAAAACTTAGCTTGGCTAATTTGATTTACATTGGATATAAGGGTAATCCTGCTGCAGCACTCCATATCACTCGTAAAAGGTCATTAAATCGCAAGAAGCAAACTACAAAAAGAAATGTGTTCCAATGCTATGTTTTTGGTTCTAAACAGGCTGGGAAATCTGCTTTGCTGTACTCGTTACTGGGAAG GCCTTTCTCAAATAATTATGTTCCAACAACAGTTGAGCAGTATGCGGCAAATGTCATTGAACTAAAAGGG GTAACCCGGAAAATTCTCATATTGCGTGAGATACCCGAGGATAGATTACCGGAACTTTTGTCAAATCAGGATTTTTTGGCTGCATGCGATGTAGCTGTTTTTGTGTATGACAG CTCAGATGAGTATTCATGGAAGAAATCCAGAGATTTGCTTGAGAAGGTCGTTAAACATGGAGAACTAACTGGTTATAGAACCCCTTGCCTGGTTATCGCTGCTAAGGATGATTTATCTCCATTGCCAAGGGCAGTACTAGATTCATTCAAG GTTACCCAGGAATTGGGAATAAAGGCACCTGTTCACGTCAGTATGAAACTAGGTGATTCGAGTAATGtgtataacaaaattattaatgcAGCAGAAAACCCTCATTTGAGCATTCCAGAAACTGAGATTTCGCGAAGAAAGAAGCAAAACCACCAGTTTCATCGCTCTCTGATTTTTGCCTTGG TTGGGGCTGCTATGGCAGTTGCCGGTTTGACAGCTTGTCGCGTGCGTGCAGCAAAGAAGAATGCTACTACTGCTTAG
- the LOC106769982 gene encoding pentatricopeptide repeat-containing protein At4g02820, mitochondrial, whose translation MTQWSKRGMLLRFLAVIRHFSTEAVPVRAAAAASSSGGGDTLGRRLLSLVYPKRSAVIAINKWKEEGHASPRKYQLNRIVRELRRGKRYKHALEVCEWMTLQKDIKLVPGDYAVHLDLITKVRGLKSAEKFFEDLPDRMRGQQTCSSLLHSYVQNNLVDKAEALMLKMSECDFLRCPLPYNHMLSLYISNGKLEKVPKIIQELKLNTSPDVVTFNLWLTACASQNDVETAERVLLELKKAKIDPDWVTYSTLTNLYIKSGCLEKAGSTVKEMESRTSRKTRTAFSSLLSLHTNMGNKDDVKRIWQKMKASFRKMNDNEYICMISSVVKLGDIAGAEDLYREWESVSGTNDVRVSNILLASYINQDQMELAESFCNQIVQKGVIPCYTTWELLTWGYLKRKDVENFLDYFSKAVSSVKKWSLDQRLVQEAFKIIEKQAHTQGADQLLVILRNAGHVNTDIYNQFLKVYATAGKMPLIVEERMRKDNVKFDEETRRLLDLTSKMCVSNVSRNLS comes from the exons ATGACGCAGTGGAGTAAAAGGGGAATGTTGCTGCGTTTTCTCGCCGTCATTCGCCACTTTTCCACAGAGGCGGTGCCTGTTCGTGCCGCCGCAGCCGCCAGTTCTAGTGGTGGTGGAGATACCTTAGGGAGGAGGCTTCTGAGCCTTGTGTACCCTAAACGTAGTGCCGTTATCGCCATCAATAAGTGGAAGGAAGAGGGTCACGCGTCTCCACGCAAATACCAGCTCAATCGCATTGTTCGAGAGCTTCGCAGGGGAAAGCGCTATAAACATGCACTCGAG GTATGTGAATGGATGACCTTGCAGAAAGATATCAAGCTGGTGCCGGGTGACTATGCTGTCCACTTGGACTTGATAACTAAAGTTCGGGGTTTAAAGAGTGCAGAAAAATTCTTTGAGGATCTTCCTGATCGTATGAGGGGCCAGCAAACCTGCTCCTCACTTCTCCATTCCTATGTCCAAAATAATTTGGTTGACAAAGCTGAGGCCCTCATGTTGAAAATGTCAGAATGTGACTTTTTGAGATGCCCTCTTCCTTATAATCACATGTTATCTCTCTACATATCGAATGGGAAGCTAGAAAAAGTTCCTAAAATCATTCAGGAATTAAAGCTGAACACTTCCCCGGATGTTGTCACTTTCAATTTATGGTTAACTGCTTGTGCCTCGCAGAATGATGTAGAAACAGCAGAAAGAGTACTGCTTGAGTTAAAGAAGGCAAAAATAGATCCGGACTGGGTAACATACAGTACATTGACCAATTTGTACATAAAAAGTGGATGCCTAGAGAAAGCCGGATCTACTGTGAAAGAGATGGAGAGTAGAACCTCTAGGAAAACTCGAACTGCATTTTCCTCTCTCCTTAGCTTGCATACAAACATGGGGAATAAAGATGACGTTAAACGAATATGGCAGAAAATGAAAGCTTCCTTTCGCAAAATGAATGATAATGAGTATATTTGCATGATATCCTCTGTGGTGAAGCTTGGAGACATTGCTGGAGCTGAGGATCTTTATAGGGAATGGGAGTCTGTTTCTGGGACCAATGATGTCAGAGTTTCAAACATACTTCTTGCTTCATACATTAACCAAGACCAGATGGAATTGGCTGAAAGTTTTTGTAATCAAATAGTGCAAAAGGGTGTCATTCCTTGTTACACTACATGGGAGCTATTGACATGGGGGTATTTGAAAAGGAAGGACGTGGAAAATTTTCtcgattattttagtaaagCTGTTTCTAGTGTGAAAAAATGGAGTCTGGATCAAAGATTAGTACAGGAAGCTTTTAAAATCATTGAGAAGCAAGCTCATACTCAAGGAGCAGATCAGTTGTTAGTTATCCTTAGGAATGCTGGTCATGTGAATACTGatatttataatcaatttcTCAAAGTTTATGCAACAGCTGGTAAAATGCCTCTCATTGTCGAAGAGAGGATGAGAAAGGACAATGTGAAGTTCGACGAAGAGACTCGGAGACTATTGGATCTAACCAGTAAAATGTGTGTGAGTAATGTTTCAAGGAATTTGTCTTAA
- the LOC106771023 gene encoding mitochondrial Rho GTPase 2 isoform X2 encodes MNSSDSIDCPKTHRVSIPTPLQIFSSVPCFPAMVGPFSAGGDRRVVRVAIVGDGGTGKSTLVAAMASESFPESVPPVLPPTRLPHNLYPDSVPLTLIDTPSSFEKQGARSEELKRADTVVLTYACDEPLSFERLSTYWLPELRKLEVKAPVIVVGCKLDLRNENQLVSLESLTTNIMQQFTEIVTCVECSAVTLFQVPEVFYFALKAVLHPVDPLFDYKRHGLTDPCVRALRRIFILCDQDMDGALNDEELNEFQVKCFNAALQPSEIVKVKSIVQQKVPAGVNSVGLTFPGFIYVNNMFLQKGRTETLWAVLRKFGYDNDLKLRDDFLPVPSMHASDQSVELTCEAVEFLNDIFQLLDTDKDLTLRPAEVDNLFDTAPESPWNNAPYKDAAEKTDMGYISLNGFLSQWALMTLLDPKLSLANLIYIGYKGNPAAALHITRKRSLNRKKQTTKRNVFQCYVFGSKQAGKSALLYSLLGRPFSNNYVPTTVEQYAANVIELKGVTRKILILREIPEDRLPELLSNQDFLAACDVAVFVYDRWGAR; translated from the exons ATGAATTCAAGTGACTCCATCGATTGTCCAAAAACACACCGCGTTTCCATACCAACACCTCTCCAAATTTTCTCGTCTGTTCCTTGTTTTCCTGCAATGGTAGGCCCCTTCAGCGCCGGCGGCGATCGCAGGGTGGTTAGAGTCGCCATCGTAGGCGACGGTGGTACCGGAAAATCCACACTCGTTGCCGCAATGGCGTCGGAATCTTTCCCCGAGTCCGTTCCGCCCGTGCTCCCTCCCACTCGCCTGCCTCATAATCTCTATCCCGATTCCGTTCCTCTCACCCTCATTGACACACCTTCCAG CTTCGAAAAGCAAGGCGCGCGCAGTGAAGAATTGAAGCGAGCTGACACGGTGGTCTTAACCTATGCTTGCGACGAACCATTGAGCTTTGAGCGTTTGAGTACTTACTGGCTCCCTGAACTGCGGAAGTTGGAG GTGAAGGCACCTGTGATTGTAGTTGGCTGTAAGCTTGACCTTCGGAATGAAAATCAGCTAGTGAGCTTAGAGAGTCTCACAACAAATATCATGCAACAGTTCACAGAAATTGTCACTTGTGTTGAATGCTCTGCTGTTACACTTTTCCAG gTCCCagaagttttttattttgccCTAAAAGCAGTACTGCATCCAGTAGATCCATTGTTTGATTATAAAAGACATGGTTTGACAGATCCATGTGTGAGGGCTTTAAGAAGAATATTTATTCTATGCGATCAAGACATGGATGGTGCTCTCAATGATGAAGAGCTAAATGAGTTTCAG GTTAAATGCTTCAATGCAGCATTGCAGCCATCTGAAATAGTAAAAGTCAAATCGATTGTGCAGCAGAAAGTACCTGCTGGAGTCAACTCTGTTGGTCTTACCTTTCCAGGCTTTATTTATGTCAATAACATGTTTCTACAGAAAGGGCGAACAGAGACATTGTGGGCCGTTCTAAGAAAGTTTGGATATGATAATGATTTAAAACTCCGGGATGATTTCCTTCCAGTTCCATCGATGCATGCTTCTGATCAG AGTGTGGAGCTGACATGTGAAGCCGTAGAGTTTCTGAATGATATCTTTCAATTGTTAGATACAGATAAA GATCTAACTCTACGACCTGCCGAAGTTGATAACCTATTTGATACTGCTCCAGAAAG TCCATGGAACAATGCCCCATATAAGGATGCAGCAGAGAAAACTGATATGGGCTATATCTCTCTAAATGGATTTCTGTCTCAG TGGGCCCTCATGACATTACTTGATCCAAAACTTAGCTTGGCTAATTTGATTTACATTGGATATAAGGGTAATCCTGCTGCAGCACTCCATATCACTCGTAAAAGGTCATTAAATCGCAAGAAGCAAACTACAAAAAGAAATGTGTTCCAATGCTATGTTTTTGGTTCTAAACAGGCTGGGAAATCTGCTTTGCTGTACTCGTTACTGGGAAG GCCTTTCTCAAATAATTATGTTCCAACAACAGTTGAGCAGTATGCGGCAAATGTCATTGAACTAAAAGGG GTAACCCGGAAAATTCTCATATTGCGTGAGATACCCGAGGATAGATTACCGGAACTTTTGTCAAATCAGGATTTTTTGGCTGCATGCGATGTAGCTGTTTTTGTGTATGACAGGTGGGGTGCAAGATGA